Proteins encoded within one genomic window of Nilaparvata lugens isolate BPH chromosome 11, ASM1435652v1, whole genome shotgun sequence:
- the LOC111052668 gene encoding uncharacterized protein LOC111052668, which yields MRYKVIFYRYSEQAFNIHGILIACREHYLNSECKVQINQPSLVLLLSETSLKLPLDRIMDFKIILLVGAICTLSYLQSAAASFWYPDLYNRYQYYPCCPCRCDYDPYYGDDDLITPYSAKEPPRTHEEQGNKNIFNQGGTYKNINIKSNGQNINNEIGRHSVRIDNIRGGDQQRAGHR from the exons ATGAGGTACAAGGTAATTTTTTACAGGTATAGTGAGCAAGCTTTTAACATTCACGGTATTTTAATCGCATGTAGAGAACACTATTTAAATAGCGAGTGTAAAGTGCAAATTAATCAGCCATCTCTAGTGCTGCTCCTTAGCGAAACATCCTTGAAGCTACCACTGGATAGAATAatggatttcaaaattattcttctC gtGGGTGCAATCTGCACTCTCTCCTACTTGCAATCTGCTGCTGCATCATTCTGGTATCCAGATCTATATAATCGATATCAATATTATCCGTGTTGTCCTTGCCGTTGTGATTACGATCCCTACTATGGAGACGATGATTTAATTACGCCTTACAGCGCAAAAGAACCACCCCGCACCCACGAAGAACAAGGcaataaaaacatatttaatcAAGGCGgtacttataaaaatataaatattaaatcgAATggtcaaaatattaataatgaaatcgGTAGACACTCTGTTAGGATTGATAATATTAGGGGTGGAGATCAACAAAGGGCTGGTCACCGTTGA